The genomic stretch GCCTATCGCAAGCTGGCGACCGAGCTGCACCCGGACAAGAACCCCGGGAACACCGAGGCGGAGACGAGGTTCAAGGAGGTCTCCGAGGCCTACGACGTGCTCTCCGACCCCAAGCGGCGAGGTGAGTACGACGAGGCCCGCCGGCTCTTCGGGGCCGGCAGCCGGGGCGGCTTCACCGGCGGGTTCCCCGGGGCCGGCGGCGGTCAGCCGTTCGACCTCGGCGACCTGTTCGGCGGCGCGGCCGGCGGTGCCACCCGCGGCGCGGGCGGCCTGGGCGACATCCTGGGCGGGCTCTTCGGCGGAGCAGGGGGAACGGCGCGCAGCCGCAGCCAGGCCGCGTCGGGTCCGGCCCGCGGTCAGGACGTCGAGACCGAGGCGACGCTCTCCTTCGAGGAGGCGGTCCTCGGCGTGACCGTGCCGCTGCGCATGCAGAGTCCGGGCACGTGCCCCACGTGTGCCGGCAGCGGGGCGAAGCCGGGCACCAGCCCGCACACCTGTCCGGTGTGCCAGGGCGCCGGCGTGACCAGCCGCAGCCAGGGCGCGTTCGCCTTCTCCGAGCCCTGCCGCAACTGCCGCGGCACCGGCTCGGTCGTCGACGACCCGTGTCCGACCTGCTCCGGCAGCGGGGTCACGACACAGACCCGCACGATCACCGTCCGGATCCCGGCCGGCGTCAAGGACGGTCAGCGCATCCGGCTTCCCGGCAAGGGCGCGCCCGGTCGTCGCGGCGGTCCGGCGGGCGACCTGTTCGTCGTGGTGCACGTCAGCGAGCACCCGCTGTTCGGCCGCAAGGGCGACGACCTCACGCTCACCGTGCCGATCACCTTCGCCGAGGCCGCCCTCGGGACGACGGTGACGGTGCCGACGCTCGACGGGAACGTGTCGCTCAAGGTGCCGGCCGGCACGGCCAGCGGCCGCACGCTCCGCGTCCGGGGTCGTGGCGTGCCCGGCAAGGGCCGGTCGGGCGACCTCCTGGTGACCCTCGAGGTCGCCGTGCCGGTTCGCCTGACGCCGGCGCAGCGCAAGGTGATCGAGACGCTGGCCGAGGAGATGGACGAGGACCCGCGCCCGCAGATCACGGCGGCCGTCCAGGAGGGGGCCGACACGTGACCGCTCCGGGTGGGGAGGCGCAGGACGCCGTCCGCTCGGTCGCCGAGGACGCACCCGTCTTCGTCATCTCGGTGGCCGCGGAGCTGGCCGGCATGCACGCCCAGACGCTGCGGCAGTACGACCGGCTCGGGCTGGTGAGCCCGGGCCGGACGTCCGGCGGCGGTCGGCGCTACAGCCCCCGCGACGTCGCGCTGCTGCGCGAGGTGCAGCGGCTCAGCCAGGAGGACGGCGTCAACCTCGCCGGTATCAAGCGGATCATCGAGCTCGAGTCGCGGGTCGAGGCGCTCCAG from Blastococcus sp. PRF04-17 encodes the following:
- the dnaJ gene encoding molecular chaperone DnaJ, which translates into the protein MSTRDFIEKDYYAALGVPKDADAAAIKRAYRKLATELHPDKNPGNTEAETRFKEVSEAYDVLSDPKRRGEYDEARRLFGAGSRGGFTGGFPGAGGGQPFDLGDLFGGAAGGATRGAGGLGDILGGLFGGAGGTARSRSQAASGPARGQDVETEATLSFEEAVLGVTVPLRMQSPGTCPTCAGSGAKPGTSPHTCPVCQGAGVTSRSQGAFAFSEPCRNCRGTGSVVDDPCPTCSGSGVTTQTRTITVRIPAGVKDGQRIRLPGKGAPGRRGGPAGDLFVVVHVSEHPLFGRKGDDLTLTVPITFAEAALGTTVTVPTLDGNVSLKVPAGTASGRTLRVRGRGVPGKGRSGDLLVTLEVAVPVRLTPAQRKVIETLAEEMDEDPRPQITAAVQEGADT
- a CDS encoding heat shock protein transcriptional repressor HspR; the encoded protein is MTAPGGEAQDAVRSVAEDAPVFVISVAAELAGMHAQTLRQYDRLGLVSPGRTSGGGRRYSPRDVALLREVQRLSQEDGVNLAGIKRIIELESRVEALQARVHELLDELERSESRRIAAEAAVSATYRRDLVPQRRPGSALVVWRPRTDR